The Desulfotignum phosphitoxidans DSM 13687 genome has a window encoding:
- a CDS encoding DUF188 domain-containing protein, with the protein MKIWVDADACPGVVKNILFKAADRTHVEVTLVANHPMKIPQRNYITFLQVSSGFDEG; encoded by the coding sequence ATGAAAATATGGGTGGATGCAGATGCTTGCCCGGGGGTGGTCAAAAATATTTTGTTCAAGGCAGCCGATCGGACCCATGTAGAGGTAACCCTGGTTGCCAATCATCCCATGAAAATACCCCAGCGGAACTATATCACATTTCTCCAGGTCTCCTCCGGGTTTGACGAGGGGG